One Kribbella sp. NBC_00662 genomic region harbors:
- a CDS encoding 3-isopropylmalate dehydrogenase, whose amino-acid sequence MSENKNFTLAVVPGDGIGPEVTTEALKVLDAVAAQHGVTFERTEYDLGAKRWHATGETLPDAELEEIRKHDAILLGAVGDPSVPSGVLERGLLLKLRFTLDHYVNLRPSKIYPSVGSPLANPGEVDFVVVREGTEGPYVGNGGALRVGTPAEIATEVSVNTAYGVERVVRDAFARAQARPRKKLTLVHKNNVLVHAGHLWKRTVDKVAEEFPEITVDYLHVDAATIFLVTDPARFDVIVTDNLFGDIITDLAAAISGGIGLAASGNINPDRTAPSMFEPVHGSAPDIAGQQKADPTAAILSASLLCEHLGLTEAARAIEAAVEADIEERTGAARSTSEIGDAIAKRAAG is encoded by the coding sequence GTGAGCGAGAACAAGAACTTCACGCTGGCCGTCGTTCCCGGTGACGGGATCGGACCCGAGGTCACCACCGAGGCCCTCAAGGTCCTCGACGCGGTAGCCGCGCAGCACGGCGTGACGTTCGAGCGGACCGAGTACGACCTCGGCGCGAAGCGCTGGCACGCCACCGGTGAGACGCTGCCGGACGCCGAGCTGGAGGAGATCCGCAAGCACGACGCGATCCTGCTCGGCGCGGTCGGCGACCCGAGCGTGCCGTCCGGCGTACTCGAGCGTGGTCTGCTGCTCAAGCTCCGCTTCACCCTCGACCACTACGTGAACCTGCGGCCGTCGAAGATCTACCCGTCGGTCGGCTCCCCGCTGGCCAACCCCGGTGAGGTCGACTTCGTCGTCGTCCGCGAAGGCACCGAGGGTCCGTACGTCGGCAACGGCGGCGCTCTCCGGGTCGGCACCCCGGCCGAGATCGCGACCGAGGTGTCGGTCAACACGGCGTACGGCGTTGAGCGGGTCGTCCGCGACGCGTTCGCCCGCGCGCAGGCCCGGCCGCGCAAGAAGCTGACGCTGGTGCACAAGAACAACGTGCTCGTGCACGCCGGTCACCTCTGGAAGCGGACCGTCGACAAGGTCGCCGAGGAGTTCCCGGAGATCACCGTCGACTACCTGCACGTGGACGCGGCGACGATCTTCCTGGTCACCGACCCGGCCCGGTTCGACGTGATCGTCACCGACAACCTGTTCGGCGACATCATCACCGACCTGGCGGCCGCGATCAGCGGCGGGATCGGGCTGGCCGCGAGCGGCAACATCAACCCGGACCGGACCGCGCCGAGCATGTTCGAGCCGGTGCACGGCTCCGCGCCGGACATCGCCGGCCAGCAGAAGGCCGACCCGACCGCGGCGATCCTCTCCGCGTCGTTGCTGTGCGAGCACCTCGGCCTGACCGAGGCCGCCCGCGCGATCGAGGCAGCCGTCGAGGCGGACATCGAGGAGCGCACGGGCGCGGCCCGCAGTACCTCGGAGATCGGTGACGCCATCGCCAAGCGCGCGGCGGGCTGA
- the cimA gene encoding citramalate synthase, whose protein sequence is MSISDDFHVYDTTLRDGAQQEGLALSVADKIVIAQYLDELGVGFIEGGWPGAVPKDTEFFERARTELHLKNATFAAFGATRKPQTAAADDPQVAALRDSGAGVVTLVAKSHDAHVERALRTTLDENLRMVADTVRHLREHGQRVFLDTEHFFDGYRANRAYALEVVRVAVEAGADVVALCDTNGGTLPRELQDVVRDVLDSTGARLGIHCHNDAGCAVANSIAAVEAGVTHVQGTINGYGERTGNADLLAIVANLELKREHELLPPGNLAESFRIAHAIAEVTNVPPSTRQPYVGLSAFAHKAGLHASAIKVDPDLYQHTDPALVGNDMRMLVSEMAGRASVELKGRELGFDLGNDRDVVSRVTERVKEMESRGYTFEAADASFSLLLTEEVTGKRASFFDVESWRVITESRADGEAVSESTVKLVAGGEREIVTGEGNGPVNALDHALRTAIERAYPVVNKFELVDYKVRILDSGHGTDAVIRVLIETADGEGSWVTVGVGHNIVEASWEALVDGVTFGLLRHKEVAR, encoded by the coding sequence ATGAGCATCTCGGACGATTTCCACGTCTACGACACGACTCTTCGCGATGGCGCGCAGCAGGAGGGGCTGGCGCTGTCCGTGGCCGACAAGATCGTGATCGCGCAGTACCTGGACGAGCTGGGGGTCGGGTTCATCGAGGGCGGCTGGCCGGGTGCGGTGCCCAAGGACACCGAGTTCTTCGAGCGGGCGCGGACCGAGCTGCACCTGAAGAACGCGACGTTCGCGGCCTTCGGCGCGACCCGCAAGCCGCAGACCGCGGCCGCCGACGACCCGCAGGTCGCCGCGCTGCGTGACTCCGGCGCCGGCGTCGTCACGCTCGTTGCCAAGAGCCACGATGCGCATGTCGAGCGCGCGCTGCGGACGACGCTCGACGAGAACCTCCGCATGGTCGCCGACACCGTCAGGCATCTGCGCGAGCACGGTCAGCGGGTCTTCCTCGACACCGAGCACTTCTTCGACGGGTACCGCGCCAACCGGGCGTACGCGCTGGAAGTAGTACGGGTAGCCGTCGAGGCCGGGGCCGATGTGGTCGCGCTCTGCGACACCAACGGCGGGACCTTGCCGCGGGAGTTGCAGGACGTCGTCCGGGATGTTCTCGATTCCACCGGGGCCCGGCTCGGCATCCACTGCCACAACGACGCCGGCTGCGCGGTGGCGAACTCGATCGCCGCTGTCGAAGCCGGCGTCACGCACGTCCAGGGCACGATCAACGGGTACGGCGAGCGCACCGGCAACGCCGACCTGCTGGCGATCGTCGCCAACCTCGAACTGAAGCGCGAGCACGAACTGCTGCCGCCGGGGAACCTGGCCGAGTCGTTCCGGATCGCGCACGCGATCGCCGAAGTCACGAACGTGCCGCCGTCGACCCGGCAGCCGTACGTGGGCCTGTCCGCGTTCGCCCACAAGGCGGGCCTGCATGCCAGCGCGATCAAGGTGGACCCGGATCTCTACCAGCACACTGATCCGGCGCTGGTCGGCAACGACATGCGGATGCTGGTGTCGGAGATGGCCGGGCGGGCGAGTGTCGAGCTGAAGGGCCGCGAGCTCGGGTTCGACCTCGGTAACGACCGGGACGTGGTCAGCCGGGTGACCGAGCGGGTGAAGGAGATGGAGTCGCGCGGGTACACGTTCGAGGCGGCGGACGCGTCGTTCTCGCTGCTGCTGACCGAAGAGGTCACCGGGAAGCGGGCATCGTTCTTCGACGTCGAGTCGTGGCGGGTGATCACCGAGTCGCGCGCCGACGGCGAGGCGGTGTCCGAGTCGACGGTGAAGCTGGTCGCGGGCGGCGAGCGGGAGATCGTGACGGGGGAGGGGAACGGTCCGGTCAACGCGCTCGACCATGCGCTGCGGACGGCGATCGAGCGGGCGTACCCGGTGGTGAACAAGTTCGAGCTGGTCGACTACAAGGTCCGCATCCTCGACTCGGGTCATGGCACGGACGCCGTTATCAGAGTCCTGATCGAGACCGCGGACGGCGAGGGCTCGTGGGTGACGGTCGGGGTCGGTCACAACATCGTCGAGGCGTCGTGGGAGGCGCTGGTCGACGGTGTCACGTTCGGTCTGCTGCGCCACAAGGAGGTCGCACGATGA
- a CDS encoding class I SAM-dependent methyltransferase — MSAPPELPPLVSAALSLSGRRGFVSSTRNETGRLLAALAASKTGLLGELGTGCGVGSAWLRSGAGESTNIVTAESDPQLAQAVAELFAADERIEVVSADWTALIERGPFALLFVDAREAKLSARDIIADVVEPGGFVVLDDFTPSAVWPPMYEGRVDTLRQEWLMDKRFTTVEVMVAPDAAVLLATRH; from the coding sequence GTGAGCGCTCCTCCAGAACTGCCGCCGCTGGTTTCGGCGGCCCTCAGCCTGTCCGGCCGGCGTGGATTCGTCAGCTCCACCCGGAACGAGACCGGCCGGCTGCTCGCCGCGCTCGCCGCGTCCAAGACCGGTCTGCTCGGTGAGCTCGGCACGGGCTGCGGGGTCGGCTCGGCCTGGCTGCGCAGCGGCGCCGGGGAGTCGACGAACATCGTCACCGCGGAGAGCGATCCGCAACTGGCGCAGGCCGTCGCGGAGCTGTTCGCCGCCGACGAGCGGATCGAGGTCGTCTCGGCGGACTGGACCGCGCTGATCGAGCGCGGACCGTTCGCGCTGCTGTTCGTGGACGCGCGCGAGGCCAAGCTGTCGGCCCGCGACATCATCGCGGACGTGGTCGAGCCCGGCGGCTTCGTCGTACTGGACGACTTCACGCCGTCAGCGGTCTGGCCGCCGATGTACGAGGGCCGCGTCGACACGCTCCGCCAGGAGTGGCTCATGGACAAGCGCTTCACGACCGTCGAGGTGATGGTCGCCCCCGACGCCGCCGTACTCCTCGCCACCCGGCACTAG
- a CDS encoding branched-chain amino acid aminotransferase has translation MSEFTVEPTTTPASDDQRAQILANPGFGQYFSDHMAIATWTAEKGWHDARITAFGPLELSPATAVFHYAQTIFEGMKAYRHPDDSIHLFRPEANAARFQRSAQRLALPELPTEVFLDSLHQLVELDKAWVPGGGETSLYLRPFMFGSDPFLGVRPSSHVTYCLIASPAGSYFAKGVKPVRIWLSEEYTRAAPGGTGAAKTGGNYASSLLAQAEAIEEGCDQVAFLDAVEKKWVEELGGMNLYFVLDDNTVVTPELSGTILEGVTRDSILKLVTDLGYTVTERKISVDEWREGAASGKVKEVFACGTAAVVTPVASLKWKDGETQIGDGNGGPVTAAVRSALLDVQYGRAADPHGWMTRIV, from the coding sequence ATGAGCGAGTTCACCGTTGAGCCAACCACCACACCGGCCAGCGACGACCAGCGCGCCCAGATCCTGGCGAACCCGGGATTCGGGCAGTACTTCTCCGACCACATGGCGATCGCCACCTGGACGGCCGAGAAGGGCTGGCACGACGCGCGGATCACCGCCTTCGGACCGCTGGAGCTGTCTCCCGCGACCGCGGTGTTCCACTACGCCCAGACGATCTTCGAAGGGATGAAGGCCTACCGGCATCCCGACGACTCGATCCACCTGTTCCGGCCCGAGGCCAACGCGGCCCGGTTCCAGCGGTCCGCGCAGCGCCTCGCGCTGCCCGAGCTGCCGACCGAGGTCTTCCTCGACTCGCTGCACCAGCTGGTCGAGCTCGACAAGGCCTGGGTGCCCGGCGGCGGCGAGACCTCGCTGTACCTGCGGCCGTTCATGTTCGGCTCCGACCCGTTCCTCGGCGTCCGTCCGTCCAGCCACGTGACGTACTGCCTGATCGCGTCGCCGGCCGGCTCGTACTTCGCGAAGGGCGTGAAGCCGGTCCGGATCTGGCTGAGCGAGGAGTACACGCGGGCGGCCCCCGGCGGCACCGGCGCGGCGAAGACCGGCGGCAACTACGCCTCCTCGTTGCTCGCCCAGGCCGAGGCGATCGAGGAGGGCTGCGACCAGGTCGCGTTCCTCGACGCGGTCGAGAAGAAGTGGGTCGAGGAGCTCGGCGGGATGAACCTGTACTTCGTCCTCGACGACAACACCGTCGTCACGCCGGAGCTGTCCGGCACGATCCTCGAGGGCGTCACCCGGGACTCGATCCTGAAGCTCGTCACCGACCTCGGCTACACCGTCACCGAGCGCAAGATCTCGGTCGACGAGTGGCGCGAGGGCGCGGCCTCCGGCAAGGTCAAGGAGGTGTTCGCCTGCGGCACCGCCGCGGTCGTCACCCCGGTCGCCTCGCTCAAGTGGAAGGACGGCGAGACCCAGATCGGCGACGGCAACGGCGGCCCGGTCACCGCGGCCGTCCGCAGCGCTCTGCTGGACGTCCAGTACGGCCGCGCCGCGGATCCGCACGGCTGGATGACCCGCATCGTCTGA